From Salmo salar chromosome ssa09, Ssal_v3.1, whole genome shotgun sequence:
gctaacattagccttagccacccagccacctagctaacattagccacaacaaattggaattcataacatatcatacatttagcaaattcataacatattgtacggagTGCAATTTATAACGTATTGTACGAACTGCAATTCGTAACGTATCATACCAATTGTAATTCGTACCAtatcacaaacattggcacagacacacacacacatacgataacatacacactatacatacacatggatttagtaatgtagatatgtggtagtggtggagtaggggcctgagggcacacagtgtgttgtgaaatctgtgaatgtattgtaatgttttaaaattaccttaattttgctggaccccaggaagagtagctgatgctttcgcagcagctaatggggatccataataaatacaaatacaaaaatacatgAAATGGATGAtgaacatccacaaattaatacataccatgtATTTCAAATCGTTTGATACaattttattgttttgtattagaAGTCATCCAAACAAACACTATCTTCAATCATttctggttggttgattggtaTTCTCTGTTCAGTGTTGGAAACTTTTCTCCAGGGGTTTTATGTAACACTTGAGCCAATTTGTTCTGAGGTAAACAGCAAGCTTAAGAACTTCCTGGTGCAATCAACTCGGCTAGAAATCACATATAGATTAGAAGGATGTTCCACCATCAATCCTTCCCTTCCAGTGGTTTTCCTAACATCAATCTCCTGTCTCCATTATGGCTGATTTAACTTTTTCCTGGCCATAACTCCCAGTATGTGTCCAAAATgggaccatattccctatatagtacactacttttaaccagagctcaTAGgtgtttggtcaaaagtagtgcactatgtagggaatagtgccatttgcactatgtagggaatattgccatttgggacaaatacCTAATGTCCCGATACTTTGGCCCAGGGGTGGAGTTGATCAATGTATACACTGACTGCCACCCTCAGAATAACCTTAACGAGGCTAAATACGGCCAGGGTTTATCGTTAAGGCTGGAGTAATcctgtagtccttggctcagcaGTGAAAGTCCTGACCTGAGACACAAAGGGGTTTTCCTCACTTAAACATCAGCAGGACAGACCCTGCAGCTTATACACACTGAGAAGCAATGTAGGATCCTCAAGCTGTGTGTAAGTAAAACAGCCATAATATGAATATGCTTCCTTTATGTCATTTGCAGAAAATCCGATTTGTGTGGATGTGAACGTTTTAGTGGTGGATTTGGAAGGGATTTGCAGTTAGTGCTATTTGTGTTGACAGGAATCGGTAGGCAGCAGAGCTCAGGTGGTTGTCATCTATGATGCATTTAGACATATTATTTCCATGAAAAGTCATAGTCATTTGGTTTTGTATTGTACATGCAGAAATGTACAAGCCAATTACAGTTAATTCAATTGACATACTGTATTTTTACTTACTTACCCTGTTAAATAATAAGCTATTTCTAGTTAATGTGCATGCCTTAATTCTACAAAATCgcatttggaaaatattttcGATATTCAAAATTGGAAAGCCAGTTGAGTGTAGTCTCCCACATCGGGGAGATGTTACAGTTGAATCTTGGTTAAGTAAGTAAGCCTTGACTGAGGAATCTCTAGGGCagaatctcctgtttctgtagcgagaagCAGCTTGATGAACAAGTACAGAACACTAGTGAATGTCGGTTAAAATGTACGATTTAATGTTAATTATCTAATTAGCTGGCCCCTATGACATCTCTGACCTTTCTCTGTGATTGAACCGGGAAAGGAACAGGGTCAGGGATAACCATGAGTGAAGACACTGATGGACTGGCAGAGCTGGCAGAGCTGGACTCTGAGCACAATGCAGAGCTGGCTGACATGGTGGCCGCCATGAACGTGGCATCCAACCGGATGACCCCTCCCAACGGCCATCGAAGGCCCCTTGCACCAGCGCGCCGGAAGCTTTCATTGTCAGACAGGAAGCTATCATTGCAGGAGCGATCAACCCAGCCGCGAGAGGCTCGACAGCCCACCATCGAGTCCAAGCGGGTGTCCATTTCGGATtcccaggtcagaggtcaggcctgtgtcccaaatggagaTCAGGGTTctgtcccgaatggcaccctattccttatatagtgtactacttttgacaagggcccataggggaatagggtgccattcgggacgcAGTATAtgggggatagggtgccatttaggacccaTCCATGAAGTCTCAAAAGAAATAGGCATGAGCCTAAATAATGTGTAGTCAATGTGCATTATCCCACCACCTTCACTTTTTCTCTCCCTAGGATTGTATCCAGCTCAACCAATACAAGTTGAAGGATGAGATTGGAAAGGTAAGAAAGGAAAAGTTAGAATAGATGCTGAATTTGTCTGACAAGAGAAAACATTATTTCATAAAGAATTCTTGTGTAATAAGTCAAAATGATTCTGTCAGACTTTCTTCTTTTTCTATTCTAGGGCTCATATGGTGTGGTGAGATTAGCTTACAATGAAGATGATGAACAATACTATGTAAGAATCTCTGCACATTTCGTTCTTTATCATCTCCTTTGTGGGAGCAGAGAAATGTGCAGTTCCTCAGCCCTCTGTTTTGGCCTTTTTGACTATTATACCATAGGAGCAAACTGATCATGTCTTTCCTTGCGTAGGCAATGAAAGTTTTTTCAAAAAAGAAGCTGATGAAGATGTGTGGATTTCCTCGTAGGTGAAAATGTTCCTTTTAAGTCTTTAGTACTGGTATGAACATGAACTGGTGATGATCACCACTATATATAATGGCGGTTGGTTATAGGACGCCCCCCTCCTCGAGGAGCCAGCACAGAACAGGGACTGCCACCCAAACCCCTGGGGCCACTGGAGAGAGTCTACCAGGAGATCGCCATCCTGAAGAAACTAGATCACCTTAACATTGTCCATCTGGTGGAGGTGAACATATTGACATACATAAGTGGAAGATTTAAAAGGTTCATATGGTTAATTTACATTTAGTTTTATTAATTTCAGAGATTTACACTTTCCAATTGTAGGTTCTCGATGATCCTGCTGAAGACAATCTCCACATGGGTAAGTATGCATTCATCATGTCAGTGCATTGAATGGTGATACAAGGTGTTACATGGTAAACTATGTTTTCTGTTGTATATCCTTGTACTAGGTCCATAGTTGGTATATTATAATACTCTATCCAGTTTGATTATTACATAGAAACTAATATGACTAGTCATTTCATTCTCTGTTTGTTTATTTTCTAGCCTTTGAGTTAATGCCAAAAGGGTACGTTTTACTCCTTTCTGAAATATActgtattacattacattataacactggtcctttgtagctcagttggtagagcatggcgcttgaaatgccagggtagtgggtttgattcttgggaccacccatatgtaaaacgTAActacgcatgactgtaagtcactttggataaaaccatctgctaaatggcttatattcgtattattatattattacactGTACATAACACTTAAATTATGAATTTTGTTATTTATATATAACTCCTCCAGTTACGGAATTTGGTGAATATAAGGTGTCCATTTTTAAGGGATATAAGATACCAATGACAAGGTTCAGGCATTGTTAGtggtaggaagaccactgtttgGAAGATTATGGTGGTGATGCTTACTTACCTTTCTCTGTTGCTTTTCCTGGGCCCTAGCCCAGTGATGGAGGTGCCCTCAGACACTCCCTTCACAGAGGAACAAGCCCGCTTTTACTTCAGAGACATCATCCTGGGGATTGAATACTGTAAGTCCTCCACCTGGATTTCGTCGCAAATGGCActgtattccctatatacagtagtgcactacttttgacctgaaccctaagggccatggtcaaaagtagtgcactaaatagggaaatgagtgccatttgggacgtatggCCTAATAGCATTCTGCTCAGAGACCTGCAGCATACTGCTAACCCTGCTGATGTTTTAGCAAGACATTGGTTTGAAAGTCACTAGTCAGATACGTTCTGAAAAGACAGGATCAGTTGGTGCTTTGACAGCTGAATGTCAAGACCTAAATCAAATGGGCAATGCTGTTTGTATACTTATAAAAGTTTATCTAAAAAGAGAACTAAATCAGTGTTTCCTGTCCTTTTTCCCTGGTCCTATTCTCACACTCACCTCCTTCTCAGTGCACTACCAGAAGATCATCCACAGAGACATCAAGCCTTCCAACCTGTTACTGGGAGACAATGGGCATGTGAAGATTGCAGACTTTGGTGTCAGTAACCAGTTTGAGGGGAGTGATGCTCTCCTGTCCAGCTCAGCAGGGACTCCAGCCTTCATGGCCCCAGAGATGATGACTGATCATGAACAGAGCTTTACTGGCAAGGTTAGACACTAATTGCTAATTTATCTAATCAGGTCACTCATCTTTGATTGTATCCTAGAAATAATATTTACCCCATGAAAATGTATTGCATTGACTTGGTATCAAACGTCAACATTTTACTGTACTGTAAAATATACAGCAAGCTCTCTTTGTAAAGTAATGGTCAATGTTCATGTTTGTTAGGCCTTGGATGTGTGGGCCATGGGAGTCACCCTGTACTGCTTTGTCTATGGGAAGGTAGGTTCTGTTATTATCATAATGTACAGTATTCTGCCATGGATTATTTTGGCCCACTAGTTTCTGATTTGCTGTGTCCATTATGCTGAGGACTACAACTATTGTTTGATCAACCGTTGCATctcacattacatttacattacatttaagtcatttagcagacgctcttatccagagcgacttacaaattggtgcattcaccttataatatccagtggaacaaccactttaccatagtgcatctaaatcttttagggggggggtagaaggattactttatcctatcccaggtattccttaaagaggtggggtttcaggtgtctccggaaggtggtgattgactccgctccCCATAATAATgcttttaaaataaatacatttaatggtTTATTTGGGAAACAGACAGCATGCGTATGCATGTAGCCTATCCTTTTATAGCAGCATTTTAATGCCTTTTCTTCTTCACTATCTTCCTATATCAGTGCCCTTTCATCGATGAATACATCATCGGCCTGCACAATAAGATCAGGAATAGGCCTGTGGAGTTCCCAGACACGTGAGTTCCACTAAGGGACACTATTTACCATGCAAAAGCAATTTAGTCTGCTCTCTATGCACCACTCTAAAATATGGGTAGAACTTCACATTATAGCATGTAATAACTTGATAATAACATAGTAATAGTATTGTTTTAACATTCCTAGCCATTCACTGCTACtgtagttactgtactgtagacggGTCTATTGTATTTGGTAGGTGGTCATCTCAGTCACTCTTTGGTACCACAGGCCTGAAGTATGCAAGGAGTTGAAGGAGCTTATTATAAGGATGCTGGATAAAAATCCTGATACAAGGATCACCATTCCTGAAATCAAGGTAAAAGGGGGCAGATCTAGACCTTCAATAGTGCCTATAAAAAACAAATCCTTCATGAAACCATCTATGACACTTTAAATGAATGTTTTACTGTCCTGGTAAAGTGTTGTGGGACGATTGTGTTCCCCCTCCTGTTTGTTGCCAGGAGCACCCGTGGGTGACGGAGGATGGCACTGACCTTCTACCCCTGGAGGAAGAACACTGCACTGTGGTGGAGGTGACTGAGGAGGAGGTCCAGAACTCCATCAAACTCATCCCCAGTCTGTCTGCTGTGGTGAGTCAGttcactagtgtcctgtccaggggataTACAGCTCTTGttctggctcggacaaggctTACTTACTAACTTACTCATCTATCACaaatagggccaggagtttttgtGTCTTAACAAGGGAAAAAGTCTGGGACCTACAccagggcccagagtttttccaggTCAATACACATGGTCAGGGAACATTTTTGTCATATGGCAGATTGCTACAGTGAAtgtgtgtcccaaacggcacgcTTTtcacaatatagtgcactacttttgacgagggtctatagggctctggtcaaaagtagtccactatagagaataggttgccatttgggacgcacagctGACACTCACTCTCCCCACGTTAGATCCTGGTGAAGTCCATGCTGAGGAAGAGGTCCTTTAGTAACCCCTTTGAGTGTCACAACAGGAGGGCAGAGAGGTCTATGTCTGCTCCAGGAGGTCTCCTTGCGTAAGTCCCCTATAAATCCTCCTTATCTGCTTTCTTTATCTGCCAATTTTGGGATTaggaaacaaacaaaacaaaacaaagtgaCAGAAATACACAGAGTCGGTTagatatataggctactgtaaatGGGATTAACACAAAAGAAGCGTACATATACAGAATACTGTAAGGACAGGTGTATGGCAGAAGACTGAAGCTACAATGAGAAACAtgacatacagtgagctccaaaagtattgggacagtgacacattttctgttgttttgactctatactccagcactttggatttgaaatgatacaatgactaggaggttaaagtgcagactgtcagctttaattagagggtattttgttctattttttgcattttgtgtaacttatttttgaacttattgtgtacataatgttgctgctaccgtctcttatgactgaaaataactttaCCGCGGACtagaagaaactttt
This genomic window contains:
- the LOC106612916 gene encoding calcium/calmodulin-dependent protein kinase kinase 1: MSEDTDGLAELAELDSEHNAELADMVAAMNVASNRMTPPNGHRRPLAPARRKLSLSDRKLSLQERSTQPREARQPTIESKRVSISDSQDCIQLNQYKLKDEIGKGSYGVVRLAYNEDDEQYYAMKVFSKKKLMKMCGFPRRPPPRGASTEQGLPPKPLGPLERVYQEIAILKKLDHLNIVHLVEVLDDPAEDNLHMAFELMPKGPVMEVPSDTPFTEEQARFYFRDIILGIEYLHYQKIIHRDIKPSNLLLGDNGHVKIADFGVSNQFEGSDALLSSSAGTPAFMAPEMMTDHEQSFTGKALDVWAMGVTLYCFVYGKCPFIDEYIIGLHNKIRNRPVEFPDTPEVCKELKELIIRMLDKNPDTRITIPEIKEHPWVTEDGTDLLPLEEEHCTVVEVTEEEVQNSIKLIPSLSAVILVKSMLRKRSFSNPFECHNRRAERSMSAPGGLLADSWGRLETEVHPSLRKSSREGELDGNGEGELEDLTEDDGAVAEGW